The DNA sequence AGAGACAAAGCAAAGCCCTACCAGCATACAAACGACCATGAAGTAATTGATGATCGTGAGGAAGTGTTCTTTGTCGCTGAGGTAGCGAATAAGTACAAATACCATTCCGAGAAAAAAGGCAGAAGTGAGCACCAACCCAAGACTGAGATAATCGATCCTGAGGTCAAATCCTTTGATCACTATCACCCCCGAAAAGGCAATTACAAAACTGATCCATTGCCAAAGGCTCACCTTCTCTTTGAGGTACAACCACGCTAATACGGCTCCGAAAATAGGCCCCAAATAACGAATAGATACCGCCGAACCCAGCGGGATTCGCTGAAGACCCATAAAGAAGGTTGCCAAAGAGATGACACCGACGACAGATCGGGCAAGCAATAATTTCGGGTTATTGCCTACTATATCTATCCGTCGATAAAGCATATAGGGGAAAATAAAAACGAAAGAACCAAAAGCTCTTAAAAAAACGACTTGCAAGGGGTGCATTCCCGAGAGATCTTTGGCCATCGCATTCATGATGGCAAAGGAAAGGGTTGCGACCAGGATATAGATAATCCCCTTGGAGATAACCTTCAATTTTATGGAAAGTAGGTGTAAGAAATTGAGGCAGCGGGGATAAGCTCGAAAAAGTTTATCCCCGCTATCTTTAGTAATAGAGCTAATGCAGAAGATTAATCATCAAAATCATCTTCTGGCTCATCGGCAATTTCATCACCTAGGTCATCGGTCAATTCTTCTGTCTCTCCAAGGTCATTGTCATCATTGGCGTTGAAATCATCCAAAAAGTCGAGATCATCGTACTTATCGGCGTATTTCTCTCTCGCTTTCGCTTTGAGGATACCATCGTCATCATAGTCATCGTCTTCTTCGATGATGTTGGTTGCCCGCACGGGGGTCATACGAATGAGGTAATAATAATCTTCCGTTTCGAAGGGTAAGCCCATCTTGCGTTGCCCGTCTCTGTTAACAAACGAGATCAAGTGTTGACTGAACCCTCGTGGATATACCAATTTGATTTGTTCGACTACTTCCGGTGGAAGTTTTTCATAATCTTTAATCACTTTTGGCTTGCTCATGCTCTAAAACTTTATTTATAAATTCCAAGGTGTAAAATACGTCCTCCTGTTTGATTGACCGGGCTTACGCTTTTGCCAATAACGATACCATCTGCTGGTGCGTGATAATCTTTGATTTTGGTGCCAAATATATCTCTAATTGTTGCAATTAGCTGCCCTTTCTTGATTTCTTCCCGCAAATCTACCCAAACAGTGAGCAATCCCCCTACATCGGTATAAATCCAAAAGGATGAATTGCACAAAACGGTAGGTTTAGCGGGTGCTTCTATCTCATCATCGACCATCTTCAGGTGGCAAAGAACATTGTGAATGCCCGTAATACCGCTGCGAATCAAGCGTTTCTGAAAAGTATTGGGATTACCCACTTCCAGTGTAATAGCAGGAATACCTCTTTCAGCCATTGCGCCACGCAAGGTACCATCCGAAGCGGGATTATGCACAATAATATCAGCATTTTGCAACAATGCCAACTCCTTCACCACTGGATGATCCATATTGGCACGAATATAATAAGAATTGACTCTTCCCTGGCTTGCAGTATGTAAATCGAGTAAATAATCGAAATGTTTTACCAAGCGATCAATAAAACGGAAGGCATACACCTGGCTTACATTCCCACCATCTTTACCTGGCATGATGTGATTGAGGTCAACCCCATCACTGAACCGGCGGCTCCGGCGGACAAAAGAAGGCACATTCACTACGGGTACGCCTACGATGGTACCTTTGAGTTCTTCTACTTCTACTTCATTAAATAGCCGTTGGATGACCGGGATACCATTCAATTCATTGCCATGAATAGCAGCAGTAAGCCCGAGTACTGGGCCATCCTCTATCCCGCGAGCAACCATTACGGGAATACAAATAGGGTTGGAAAACCCATCAGAAATGATTTTCAGCCAGTAATTGCGCTTGGTACCCCGGGGAGTATCTTTCAGATTAAAATCCAAAATCATCGGCAGGCTATCCTGCGTAGTGGGTATCAGCATAAATAAAAATTTTATCAATTGTTGGTTGAAGAACGGGGCGTCCCGTTTGTTGTTCAGCTTGAGGAAAGCCTCCTATACTCAGGGTATTGATTTCTGAAAGCACGCGTTTACCATCATCATCCATCAAGGTGTCGGCTCCGTAGATGAGGATACCTGCTTGTTGGAGTTTAGGATTTATATGAGCAATAATCGCTTCCTCATCGGAGGTTGGCGTGGCAGGTACTGAGGTTCCTCCCTGTGCTACATTGCACAGCCAGGAATCGGGCGCAGGTAAGCGGAGCGAAGCTGCCATAATTTGCCCTCCTGCGACCAGAATTCGTTTATCACCCTGGTTGACATTTTTCAAGAACTTCATGCCCAACATACCCTCTGTTTCTAGAATATCCTCAATCCCCTTGAGGTAAGTAACGGTATTGTGCAAGCTCGTCCCATCATCCAATGTGGTTCCATCAATTTTGAGCAGGCCGCGGCCTCCATATTCTCGAAGAGGTTTCAATACAATTGGGAATTTAGCGGCAAAATCCAGCACCTCCTCCATAGATCGGCATAATTGCATATTCGGGCAAACCTCGGGAAAATTTAACAGAAATTGCTTGGTACTGGTTTCCACAATCCCCCGGGGGTGGTTGACGATGGCTTTCCCATCCAATAAAGTGGCTAACCACATTAGGAATTCATCACTAATGGGCCGAGGTAAGCGCAGAAAAATGAGGTCATAATCCTTAGGGTCCACCACTCGTAGGCCTTGGGTAAGATAGTCCCCCTCATCGGTGTAGGCAAAATCCGGGGTAACCGCAGCTACCTGCAATTGTTCACCATTTTGCGCGGTAAAAAAGGAATCATTACCCGCCCAGGCTCTGGTTGCGATGTCAATCTCCGCGCAGCGTGGATGGTTGAGCATTTGCCTTAGCAATGCATAAATAGAATTTTCGGTGCTATGCCCCCGGTGATCCGTCAGGACTAGTACCCTATACTGTGCCTTTATCATAACATTATTTCATCCAGCAGCGTCGAGTCATCGTTTAAAGATTTGAAAAGACGCATGCGAAATTTACCTTTACTGTTGTAAAGATTTTTACACATTTTATCAATAGCGATAGTGGACAGTACCGTTTGAATATAAGCCTCTACGAGATCATCCAGACCAAGCCCTAGTTTATTAAAATCTCTCCGGTCCATCAACATCAAACGATTGGTATCTGATCCCCATTCATTTTCAGCGTGCTTGATGGAGAGGTTGGTACCCAGCATGCTCCACGAATCGCTTCCGGAAGTGATCTGATCAGCAAGCGGCTCGGCTGCCCGTCGTGAATACACACACAATGGCTTGATTCCGTTTTTGGTACTACTGACCATTAGACGTAAATCCGTCACGTAAGTTTCTCCTTTAGCTGTGGGAATAGTGCCAACATGGTAAAATTTGCCTGCACTGCTGGTTGAGCTCCAATTATAGTTACCGATTAAACTTTGCACAATGAACCGCTGGTACTCCATGTCCAGGTCCATAAAACTATCCAACTCCTTTTCACTGATGATGGTATAGACGCCTTGGCCGGCATTACTGTAAGGAATTTTAATGACCGCTTGCCCACCTAGCTTTTGTACCCACAGTGGAATTTCTTCCCGACTGACATCCCAGATCGTTTCTGGGATATTGATTTTCAAGCCGTGGGGGTGCAGTTCAGCGTTATAAATATCATAGGCTTTGGCGGCCACCATCTTATTGCGTCCTCCGGCCAGGCAGGCCACAATAGGGTTGAGCAATTTGGTTTTACACTGCAACGGGAGGCGATTCCAGGGTTTCTGAGTGACATAGCGAAAAGCTGCCCGCAACCGTACCCAATCACCTTCTTGCTTTACGTAAATCCAGTCGTTCTCTACCTTGATGTGCTGGTTGTTTTCTCCCTTATAATAAGGAATCAGTAATACCTCTTCTTGCATCACATCCGCAATAACGGCAGCATACCCAGAGGTTTCCATGAAATTCTTATCGTAAATCAGGCCCAGTCTTCCTTCCTTTTCCTTTTCTTTTTTCTTTTTCAACAGTGGCTTGAAGGTACGTTCGATCAACAAACGATAGGAGCCATCCTCCTTATTATCATCTAAAAGCGGCATCGACTTTTGCCCAGAAGGGCAAGAGTTGTTTTCGAGAATGACCATCTGGCGTTTCCCCGTTGCGGAGGTGGCATTGATCAGGTCGGCACCACTCCACAGAAAGTATTTGCACTCATAGTCGAGCACTTCTTCCAACTTAGCACGATTCACCATGGGGTGAAGGTGGCAGTAGCGAGTGATGATCCTTTCTTTGGAAAGATTGAGGAAAAAGCTCACCATTGGATGTATCGTCGCATTAAGCGCTTTTGGGTACCAATGGTTCTCGCTGCGAAAGCTTCCAGGTTGGATGGAGGCTATGTTAGATGGATGTTCGATGATACTAAGTTTTAGTTGGGATAGGGTAATCCAAAATTCCCCGCAAATATGTTTGCTTTATCCCAAGTATACTAATGAAAATAAAAATCATTCGTATTTTTTTCCCATTACATCCTCAATATCATACCAGCCTCTATTTGGTCGAGAGAGGTCGCATTTTTGAAGTATTAAATCTGAACAATTATTCAAATTACTTCAAACATACATTAACATGCGACTTTTAACTATTCTCTTTTTTCTTCTTTCCTTTTCTTCTCTGGCGACTGCCCAGGCTTACCTCTCTCCGCAGCTGACCGAAGCACTGGCCTTGGGAGAGCCTTTAGAAGTAGTGGTAGCTTTTCAGGGCAATGATGCTCCTACTGCTGCTGACCTTAGCTTATTGAATACTTTAGGGATTACTCAGGGAGCAACTTTACAATCGCTACCGATTGCAGGAGTGATTGCAACCCCGGCACAAATCAATTCGCTGGCAGCCAACCCCAATGTAAGGTCCATTTTCCTCAATTATGCGATTGATTATGAAAACAACAGGGCAACAGCGATTACGGGTGTTGATCAATTGAGGACTGACCCCATCATTACCGCCCAAAATGGTGGCCTGCCCGTTTCTGGCCATGGCATCGGCGTCATCATTAATGATAGTGGTGTAGATGGCACTCATCCCGATCTTGAGTTTGGTGCTAACCTGGTGCAAAACGTAGCAGCTCACGCCAACCTCAATTCCTATTCCAGTATTTTACCCTACACACCTATTGAGGATGTACCCAACACCGATGCGGCCGGAGGACACGGTACCCACGTTGCGGGTATTGTAGGAGGTACCGGTATGGCTTCACAGGGGCTTTACGAAGGCGTAGCTCCTGGTGCCGACCTCATTGGCTACGGTGCTGGTGCCGCGGTAGCATTGTTGGATATTCTATCCGCTTTCGATTACGCTATTGTAAAGCAGTTTCAGTATGGTATTCGCGTAGTGACCAACTCTTGGGGAACAACCAGCGATGTAGGTACAGATTTCAACCCTGCGGACCCTATCAACGTAGCTACAAAAAAATGTACCGATCGTAATATTGTCATCGTATTTTCGGCGGGCAACTCCGGTGCTTCTTCTGGAACGATTACGGGGAACTACAAAAAAGCACCTTGGGTCATTTGTGTCGCTGCCGGTGACAAGCAAGGTCGCCTGACGGATTTCTCTTCGCGTGGCCGTGCTGGCGTTGGCGGTACGGTTGTTGTTGATGGTCAGACATTCACCTGGGAAGATCGTCCTACAGTTACTTCACCAGGTAAGGCGATTATTTCTACACGAGCGATCTCACCAATTGGCTTGTTAGGTACACCTGATGATATTGAAACGATTGAGCCTGCCCACTTGCCCTTTTATACCACTCTTGATGGCACCTCTATGGCCGCACCTCACGTAGCGGGCATTGTGGCCTTGATGTTGGAAGCCGACCCTACCCTGAATCCTTATGAAGTAAAAGCCATCCTGCAACAAACCGCTACCAACATTCCCGGTCGTGCAGGTTGGGAAGTAGGTGCTGGCTATGTAAATGCTTACGCCGCGGTAAACACCATCTTTGGCAATGCCAGTAATTACGGTAGCTCCTTGAATATCAATCGCAACTTTAATGGAAATGTAGTAACCGCTAGTAGCACCGAGAACTTCGCCGTAGACTATTTCCCTGGCGATACCGAACAGCTTACTTTTGAAGTCGCTCCAGGCACGACGAGCCTGGAAGCCAAGACCGTAGTAGGTGGAGTACTGGGCGAAACGGGTAACCTCTTGAATTTGGTATTGTTCTCCCCGAGTGGTCAGCGCTACAGTGCGGGTATTCCGGTAACTTTCACCTTGAGTGTTGGACGCGGAGTAGCAGTAGCCAGCCCTGAAGCAGGTACCTGGACCCTCAGCATTGAAGGACTAAATGGCTTGGCCTTACCAGAAACGGTAGAGGGCACCATCACCCAAAGTGTTATTTCCGGTGCTACCGGCCTGGATGATGTAAATGGTCACCCCAATGAGGCATCTATCCGCCTGGCAATAAGCAACCGTTTG is a window from the Lewinella sp. LCG006 genome containing:
- a CDS encoding succinylglutamate desuccinylase/aspartoacylase family protein, translated to MLIPTTQDSLPMILDFNLKDTPRGTKRNYWLKIISDGFSNPICIPVMVARGIEDGPVLGLTAAIHGNELNGIPVIQRLFNEVEVEELKGTIVGVPVVNVPSFVRRSRRFSDGVDLNHIMPGKDGGNVSQVYAFRFIDRLVKHFDYLLDLHTASQGRVNSYYIRANMDHPVVKELALLQNADIIVHNPASDGTLRGAMAERGIPAITLEVGNPNTFQKRLIRSGITGIHNVLCHLKMVDDEIEAPAKPTVLCNSSFWIYTDVGGLLTVWVDLREEIKKGQLIATIRDIFGTKIKDYHAPADGIVIGKSVSPVNQTGGRILHLGIYK
- a CDS encoding S8 family serine peptidase; its protein translation is MRLLTILFFLLSFSSLATAQAYLSPQLTEALALGEPLEVVVAFQGNDAPTAADLSLLNTLGITQGATLQSLPIAGVIATPAQINSLAANPNVRSIFLNYAIDYENNRATAITGVDQLRTDPIITAQNGGLPVSGHGIGVIINDSGVDGTHPDLEFGANLVQNVAAHANLNSYSSILPYTPIEDVPNTDAAGGHGTHVAGIVGGTGMASQGLYEGVAPGADLIGYGAGAAVALLDILSAFDYAIVKQFQYGIRVVTNSWGTTSDVGTDFNPADPINVATKKCTDRNIVIVFSAGNSGASSGTITGNYKKAPWVICVAAGDKQGRLTDFSSRGRAGVGGTVVVDGQTFTWEDRPTVTSPGKAIISTRAISPIGLLGTPDDIETIEPAHLPFYTTLDGTSMAAPHVAGIVALMLEADPTLNPYEVKAILQQTATNIPGRAGWEVGAGYVNAYAAVNTIFGNASNYGSSLNINRNFNGNVVTASSTENFAVDYFPGDTEQLTFEVAPGTTSLEAKTVVGGVLGETGNLLNLVLFSPSGQRYSAGIPVTFTLSVGRGVAVASPEAGTWTLSIEGLNGLALPETVEGTITQSVISGATGLDDVNGHPNEASIRLAISNRLMDSNGSNFEPTALLTRLELADYLMMGQGVRQYFSSTGVLQFPTLSGNASLLAESVMAIGAALRDGQLNNSPLMTTATNGFVPNGTVTRAELAYTLAQSLGLEDYANSLANDPITVNVDGETIEVEDANDIPTALRGHVQAALNLNLINVYYSLTQNPFGLGFTIHAHFQPNAEISRVEFAVIATRTFEQWVNPTQNFTVPQSDTANADFDLSVYPNPTTDRLFVKTNMLENEIAGKVSLLNNSGQVVYQNQTLLFPYGEIQVNVANYPKGQYFLRLETATGEQYTKAIVLN
- a CDS encoding RimK family alpha-L-glutamate ligase, with translation MIKAQYRVLVLTDHRGHSTENSIYALLRQMLNHPRCAEIDIATRAWAGNDSFFTAQNGEQLQVAAVTPDFAYTDEGDYLTQGLRVVDPKDYDLIFLRLPRPISDEFLMWLATLLDGKAIVNHPRGIVETSTKQFLLNFPEVCPNMQLCRSMEEVLDFAAKFPIVLKPLREYGGRGLLKIDGTTLDDGTSLHNTVTYLKGIEDILETEGMLGMKFLKNVNQGDKRILVAGGQIMAASLRLPAPDSWLCNVAQGGTSVPATPTSDEEAIIAHINPKLQQAGILIYGADTLMDDDGKRVLSEINTLSIGGFPQAEQQTGRPVLQPTIDKIFIYADTHYAG
- a CDS encoding DMT family transporter translates to MKVISKGIIYILVATLSFAIMNAMAKDLSGMHPLQVVFLRAFGSFVFIFPYMLYRRIDIVGNNPKLLLARSVVGVISLATFFMGLQRIPLGSAVSIRYLGPIFGAVLAWLYLKEKVSLWQWISFVIAFSGVIVIKGFDLRIDYLSLGLVLTSAFFLGMVFVLIRYLSDKEHFLTIINYFMVVCMLVGLCFVSYWRYPLPDEWNSVIGIGIFGLFGQAFMTKAFQHAETSVLAPFKYMELVYALIMGYLFFGEGYALLPMLGILLIIAGMVMNIYGKEKKTTP